The following proteins are encoded in a genomic region of Primulina huaijiensis isolate GDHJ02 chromosome 3, ASM1229523v2, whole genome shotgun sequence:
- the LOC140973981 gene encoding uncharacterized protein, with the protein MATTSYPEFFPKALFFSHHKLRAELHHSCIFRCRNQSNPKIGNFRNFQRVKVPTETKPNNLPIYKDFKEGHFLKLISRSCKEGNFDEALYFLESMVSMGYEADVILCTKLIKGFFGCKRVDNAGKVMGILERFGEPDIFAYNAFISGLCKANRMDSVNEVLNRMRSQGLSSDVVTYNIIIGNLCDRGKLRLAMKMMDKLVEDNCQPTVVTYTILIEATIIEVGVVEAMKLFDEMLSRGLQPDMYTYNTIIRGMCREGLLDDAFEFVRCVSTKGFRPDVISYNIMLRALLSQGRWNDAEELMVEMFTTACEPNVVTYSILIGALCRDGHFDESIHLLKIMMDEGLTPDTYTYDPLISSLCKEGRLDLAISILDYMISKSCLPDIVNYNTILSTLCKNGNSNEALEVLGKLAETGCSPDVTSYNTMINAMWNYGDKTRSLELVYEMIHKGIDPDEITYNALISCLCREGSVDKATELLGDMKDSKFTPTVVTYNTLLLGLCKAHRIFDAIGMLEEMVENGIQPNETSYVLLLEGIGFTGWRAEAMDLANTLYQKNIISNQSLSRLSRTFPVTDVAGSLNKHEIQI; encoded by the coding sequence ATGGCTACAACCTCGTATCCCGAATTCTTCCCGAAAGCTCTCTTTTTCAGCCACCACAAACTCAGAGCAGAGTTGCACCACAGCTGCATTTTCAGATGCAGAAATCAAAGTAACCCCAAAATAGGAAACTTTAGAAATTTTCAAAGGGTGAAGGTTCCTACGGAGACGAAACCCAACAATTTGCCAATTTATAAAGATTTTAAGGAGGGTCATTTCCTCAAACTGATCAGTAGGTCTTGTAAAGAAGGGAATTTTGATGAGGCCCTTTATTTTCTTGAGAGTATGGTTAGCATGGGTTACGAAGCTGACGTGATTCTATGCACGAAGCTCATTAAAGGGTTCTTCGGCTGCAAGAGGGTGGATAACGCTGGTAAAGTTATGGGGATTCTTGAGAGATTTGGTGAGCCTGATATATTTGCGTACAATGCTTTCATTAGTGGTTTGTGTAAAGCGAATCGGATGGATTCCGTAAACGAAGTCTTGAATAGGATGAGGTCTCAAGGGCTTTCGTCGGATGTGGTGacttataatataattatcgGTAATCTTTGTGACAGGGGGAAGCTTCGTTTAGCTATGAAGATGATGGACAAGTTAGTGGAAGACAATTGCCAGCCTACTGTTGTGACATACACGATATTGATAGAAGCAACGATTATTGAAGTCGGTGTTGTCGAAGCAATGAAGCTTTTTGATGAGATGTTGTCTAGAGGGCTGCAGCCCGACATGTATACGTATAATACGATAATCAGAGGAATGTGCAGAGAAGGGTTGTTGGATGATGCCTTCGAATTCGTCCGGTGCGTGAGTACTAAAGGTTTCAGGCCTGATGTGATATCGTATAACATTATGTTAAGGGCATTGCTTAGTCAGGGGAGATGGAACGATGCGGAGGAGCTTATGGTCGAAATGTTTACAACGGCTTGTGAACCGAATGTGGTTACTTATAGCATCTTGATAGGTGCTCTATGCCGTGATGGGCATTTTGATGAGTCGATCCACTTGTTGAAGATTATGATGGATGAGGGGTTAACTCCGGATACTTACACATATGATCCCTTGATTTCATCTTTGTGTAAAGAAGGGAGACTAGATTTGGCGATCTCGATCTTGGATTACATGATATCTAAGAGTTGTTTGCCGGATATAGTTAACTACAACACTATACTATCCACGTTGTGCAAGAATGGTAACTCGAACGAAGCTTTGGAAGTGTTGGGGAAGCTTGCTGAGACCGGTTGTTCCCCGGACGTGACTTCTTATAACACGATGATAAATGCGATGTGGAACTATGGGGACAAAACTCGATCCTTGGAACTGGTTTATGAGATGATACATAAAGGGATTGATCCTGATGAGATCACATATAACGCACTAATATCGTGTTTGTGTAGAGAAGGGTCAGTGGATAAGGCTACCGAGCTGTTAGGCGACATGAAGGATAGCAAATTCACGCCAACGGTTGTGACTTACAACACTCTTCTGTTAGGATTATGTAAGGCTCACAGAATCTTTGATGCTATTGGAATGCTGGAGGAAATGGTCGAAAATGGTATCCAGCCGAATGAAACCTCTTACGTTTTGCTACTTGAAGGCATTGGATTCACAGGATGGCGAGCAGAAGCAATGGATCTGGCGAACACTCTCTATCAGAAAAACATTATTTCGAATCAATCTTTGAGTCGTTTGAGCCGAACGTTTCCTGTGACTGATGTTGCTGGTAGCTTGAATAAACATGAAATTCAAATCTGA
- the LOC140973982 gene encoding receptor-like protein kinase FERONIA isoform X1 yields the protein MNIYLYPVSIAWLSFCFLITFKTCIDSPSAYFTGDVSINCGSKETSAANNGREWAGDIHPKTAPSLQIKGSSTISSAIDKFILADPVPYRNARISRSTFSYSFCIEPGQKFIRLHFNPTAYKGFQKFKDLFTVEAGSFTLLHNFSASLTAGALGVKSFVKEFCINVQENQQLKMVFSSQSQDTYAFINGIEIKSVPSPHSYLHGVGVGESTALEMVHREKVKRDTLLPNDDSSDVFGMWKTHQEEKPNQINNIKWKIPVYVGFRYLVRLHFSQLGVEMAETVDVILKVLGKEMTADIVVERDQNGILGYRDYLVLMTGCKEEKRVLLIYLQSKDKFLVGERPLMGFEIFKISNHDNSLASPNPMSPEPSLPVWTIESLLLVLGHRNAIPTVILLVSSIVYKLREIWEANKGKEENKPSARAQRLCRRFSLEEIQLATRNFSQELLIGKGGFGNVYKGIIGNGGETVAIKRLKPSSKQGATEFLTEIETLSELKHLNLVSLIGYCNEPGEMILVYEYLSGGTLSDHLYNLATRKNNFSCLTWKQCLGICIGAGRGLDYLHTGCEIIHGDVKASNILLDDNLMAKLSDFGTAKHENGSNLQSEDNTLIKGTRGYLDPHYLSSRELTRKSDIYAFGVVLLEVLCGRPAFDPRVARDEHVLTEWARDKISKGEVDRIVLASLKEEISPDGLESFLKISTRCLHDEPKKRPTMAQVVLQLESVLEQNDSTITSAQNELSVAEDMGPSRNAKNTPVAAVSEQAFTTGRNEQRQNMSKMAVAEPSSVRTTEAHKPSINGRLDKAHAKTEMPVERQKDNDLINFLNNSSLGIQRKTTAGKKKDRAIVEKPAIPRFGTWDRTTEMWKRGAPGYTGVF from the exons ATGAACATATACTTGTATCCAGTTTCAATCGCTTGGCTGAGTTTCTGCTTCCTTATAACATTCAAAACTTGTATCGATAGCCCTTCAGCTTACTTCACAGGCGATGTTTCCATCAACTGCGGTTCAAAAGAAACATCTGCAGCAAATAATGGCAGAGAATGGGCCGGGGATATACATCCAAAGACTGCTCCCTCTTTACAAATAAAGGGCTCATCCACTATATCGAGTGCCATCGATAAATTCATTTTAGCTGACCCAGTTCCTTACAGGAACGCCCGAATCTCTCGTTCCACGTTCTCCTACTCGTTCTGTATCGAACCAGGTCAGAAATTTATCCGCCTTCACTTTAATCCTACGGCATATAAAGGTTTCCAGAAGTTCAAGGACTTGTTCACGGTTGAGGCAGGTTCTTTCACCTTACTACATAACTTTAGTGCTTCATTGACTGCTGGTGCTCTTGGAGTGAAATCTTTTGTCAAGGAATTCTGCATAAACGTTCAAGAAAACCAACAACTCAAAATGGTTTTCTCTAGTCAATCGCAAGATACTTACGCTTTTATAAATGGGATTGAGATCAAATCTGTACCATCACCACACTCTTACTTGCATGGCGTTGGCGTTGGCGAAAGCACCGCACTAGAGATGGTTCACAGAGAAAAAGTGAAGCGAGATACTCTTTTACCGAATGATGATTCCAGTGACGTGTTTGGGATGTGGAAAACTCATCAGGAAGAGAAACCAAACCAAATTAACAATATCAAGTGGAAAATACCTGTGTACGTCGGATTCAGGTACTTGGTCAGGCTTCATTTCTCTCAGCTGGGAGTCGAGATGGCAGAGACTGTAGATGTGATTTTAAAAGTCCTTGGTAAAGAAATGACTGCAGACATAGTAGTAGAAAGGGATCAAAATGGTATCCTGGGTTACAGAGATTACCTGGTGTTGATGACAGGGTGCAAAGAAGAAAAGCGTGTTCTGTTGATATACCTTCAATCAAAAGACAAATTTCTGGTTGGAGAACGACCCTTAATGGGATTCGAAATATTTAAGATCAGTAACCATGACAACAGCCTCGCTTCTCCGAATCCTATGTCTCCAGAACCGAGTTTGCCAGTCTGGACAATCGAAAGTTTATTGTTAGTTCTTGGCCACAGAAATGCAATTCCTACGGTCATTCTTCTGGTAAGCAGCATCGTTTATAAGTTGAGAGAAATTTGGGAAGCTAACAAAGGAAAGGAGGAAAACAAACCATCAGCCAGGGCTCAACGATTATGTCGTCGTTTTTCACTGGAGGAGATACAATTGGCCACTAGAAATTTTTCTCAAGAACTTTTAATTGGTAAAGGTGGATTTGGTAATGTCTACAAAGGAATCATTGGTAATGGGGGAGAGACTGTTGCCATAAAGCGACTAAAACCAAGCTCCAAGCAAGGGGCCACAGAGTTTTTAACAGAGATCGAGACACTTTCTGAGCTCAAACATCTCAATCTCGTGTCTCTGATTGGCTACTGCAATGAGCCTGGAGAAATGATTCTTGTTTACGAGTACTTGTCCGGTGGAACACTGTCTGACCACCTATACAACCTGGcaacaagaaaaaataatttttcttgtcTCACCTGGAAGCAATGCCTTGGCATTTGCATTGGTGCCGGAAGAGGTTTAGACTATCTTCACACGGGTTGTGAAATCATACACGGAGATGTCAAAGCTTCAAACATCCTTTTAGACGATAATTTGATGGCTAAGCTTTCAGATTTTGGCACAGCCAAACACGAAAATGGAAGCAATTTACAAAGCGAAGATAACACTCTCATTAAAGGCACACGTGGGTACTTGGATCCACATTATTTAAGTAGTCGTGAACTAACAAGAAAAAGTGACATATATGCCTTTGGTGTAGTGTTGTTGGAAGTACTATGTGGGAGACCTGCATTTGATCCAAGGGTAGCACGAGACGAACATGTTCTAACCGAGTGGGCTAGAGATAAAATAAGTAAGGGGGAAGTTGATCGAATTGTATTGGCGAGTTTGAAGGAGGAAATTTCGCCGGACGGCTTAGAGTCATTTCTCAAAATTTCTACAAGATGCTTGCATGATGAACCCAAGAAGCGGCCGACAATGGCCCAGGTTGTGCTACAACTAGAATCGGTACTTGAGCAGAATGACAGCACGATAACTTCTGCACAGAATGAGTTAAGCGTTGCTGAGGATATGGGCCCAAGTAGAAATGCAAAAAATACACCGGTGGCCGCAGTAAGTGAGCAAGCTTTCACAACTGGTCGGAATGAACAACGTCAAAACATGAGCAAAATGGCTGTCGCAGAGCCTTCATCAGTAAGAACCACAGAAGCACATAAGCCATCTATTAATGGCCGATTGGACAAAGCACATGCGAAGACTGAAATGCCAG TGGAACGTCAAAAGGATAATGATCTTATAAACTTTCTCAACAACTCCTCTCTAGGAATTCAAAGAAAAACCACGGCAGGAAAAAAAAAGGATAGAGCTATTGTTGAAAAGCCGGCAATCCCCCGCTTCGGAACGTGGGATAGAACCACCGAAATGTGGAAAAGAGGCGCCCCCGGCTATACTGGCGTTTTTTAG
- the LOC140973982 gene encoding receptor-like protein kinase FERONIA isoform X2: MNIYLYPVSIAWLSFCFLITFKTCIDSPSAYFTGDVSINCGSKETSAANNGREWAGDIHPKTAPSLQIKGSSTISSAIDKFILADPVPYRNARISRSTFSYSFCIEPGQKFIRLHFNPTAYKGFQKFKDLFTVEAGSFTLLHNFSASLTAGALGVKSFVKEFCINVQENQQLKMVFSSQSQDTYAFINGIEIKSVPSPHSYLHGVGVGESTALEMVHREKVKRDTLLPNDDSSDVFGMWKTHQEEKPNQINNIKWKIPVYVGFRYLVRLHFSQLGVEMAETVDVILKVLGKEMTADIVVERDQNGILGYRDYLVLMTGCKEEKRVLLIYLQSKDKFLVGERPLMGFEIFKISNHDNSLASPNPMSPEPSLPVWTIESLLLVLGHRNAIPTVILLVSSIVYKLREIWEANKGKEENKPSARAQRLCRRFSLEEIQLATRNFSQELLIGKGGFGNVYKGIIGNGGETVAIKRLKPSSKQGATEFLTEIETLSELKHLNLVSLIGYCNEPGEMILVYEYLSGGTLSDHLYNLATRKNNFSCLTWKQCLGICIGAGRGLDYLHTGCEIIHGDVKASNILLDDNLMAKLSDFGTAKHENGSNLQSEDNTLIKGTRGYLDPHYLSSRELTRKSDIYAFGVVLLEVLCGRPAFDPRVARDEHVLTEWARDKISKGEVDRIVLASLKEEISPDGLESFLKISTRCLHDEPKKRPTMAQVVLQLESVLEQNDSTITSAQNELSVAEDMGPSRNAKNTPVAAVSEQAFTTGRNEQRQNMSKMAVAEPSSVRTTEAHKPSINGRLDKAHAKTEMPGIQRKTTAGKKKDRAIVEKPAIPRFGTWDRTTEMWKRGAPGYTGVF; the protein is encoded by the exons ATGAACATATACTTGTATCCAGTTTCAATCGCTTGGCTGAGTTTCTGCTTCCTTATAACATTCAAAACTTGTATCGATAGCCCTTCAGCTTACTTCACAGGCGATGTTTCCATCAACTGCGGTTCAAAAGAAACATCTGCAGCAAATAATGGCAGAGAATGGGCCGGGGATATACATCCAAAGACTGCTCCCTCTTTACAAATAAAGGGCTCATCCACTATATCGAGTGCCATCGATAAATTCATTTTAGCTGACCCAGTTCCTTACAGGAACGCCCGAATCTCTCGTTCCACGTTCTCCTACTCGTTCTGTATCGAACCAGGTCAGAAATTTATCCGCCTTCACTTTAATCCTACGGCATATAAAGGTTTCCAGAAGTTCAAGGACTTGTTCACGGTTGAGGCAGGTTCTTTCACCTTACTACATAACTTTAGTGCTTCATTGACTGCTGGTGCTCTTGGAGTGAAATCTTTTGTCAAGGAATTCTGCATAAACGTTCAAGAAAACCAACAACTCAAAATGGTTTTCTCTAGTCAATCGCAAGATACTTACGCTTTTATAAATGGGATTGAGATCAAATCTGTACCATCACCACACTCTTACTTGCATGGCGTTGGCGTTGGCGAAAGCACCGCACTAGAGATGGTTCACAGAGAAAAAGTGAAGCGAGATACTCTTTTACCGAATGATGATTCCAGTGACGTGTTTGGGATGTGGAAAACTCATCAGGAAGAGAAACCAAACCAAATTAACAATATCAAGTGGAAAATACCTGTGTACGTCGGATTCAGGTACTTGGTCAGGCTTCATTTCTCTCAGCTGGGAGTCGAGATGGCAGAGACTGTAGATGTGATTTTAAAAGTCCTTGGTAAAGAAATGACTGCAGACATAGTAGTAGAAAGGGATCAAAATGGTATCCTGGGTTACAGAGATTACCTGGTGTTGATGACAGGGTGCAAAGAAGAAAAGCGTGTTCTGTTGATATACCTTCAATCAAAAGACAAATTTCTGGTTGGAGAACGACCCTTAATGGGATTCGAAATATTTAAGATCAGTAACCATGACAACAGCCTCGCTTCTCCGAATCCTATGTCTCCAGAACCGAGTTTGCCAGTCTGGACAATCGAAAGTTTATTGTTAGTTCTTGGCCACAGAAATGCAATTCCTACGGTCATTCTTCTGGTAAGCAGCATCGTTTATAAGTTGAGAGAAATTTGGGAAGCTAACAAAGGAAAGGAGGAAAACAAACCATCAGCCAGGGCTCAACGATTATGTCGTCGTTTTTCACTGGAGGAGATACAATTGGCCACTAGAAATTTTTCTCAAGAACTTTTAATTGGTAAAGGTGGATTTGGTAATGTCTACAAAGGAATCATTGGTAATGGGGGAGAGACTGTTGCCATAAAGCGACTAAAACCAAGCTCCAAGCAAGGGGCCACAGAGTTTTTAACAGAGATCGAGACACTTTCTGAGCTCAAACATCTCAATCTCGTGTCTCTGATTGGCTACTGCAATGAGCCTGGAGAAATGATTCTTGTTTACGAGTACTTGTCCGGTGGAACACTGTCTGACCACCTATACAACCTGGcaacaagaaaaaataatttttcttgtcTCACCTGGAAGCAATGCCTTGGCATTTGCATTGGTGCCGGAAGAGGTTTAGACTATCTTCACACGGGTTGTGAAATCATACACGGAGATGTCAAAGCTTCAAACATCCTTTTAGACGATAATTTGATGGCTAAGCTTTCAGATTTTGGCACAGCCAAACACGAAAATGGAAGCAATTTACAAAGCGAAGATAACACTCTCATTAAAGGCACACGTGGGTACTTGGATCCACATTATTTAAGTAGTCGTGAACTAACAAGAAAAAGTGACATATATGCCTTTGGTGTAGTGTTGTTGGAAGTACTATGTGGGAGACCTGCATTTGATCCAAGGGTAGCACGAGACGAACATGTTCTAACCGAGTGGGCTAGAGATAAAATAAGTAAGGGGGAAGTTGATCGAATTGTATTGGCGAGTTTGAAGGAGGAAATTTCGCCGGACGGCTTAGAGTCATTTCTCAAAATTTCTACAAGATGCTTGCATGATGAACCCAAGAAGCGGCCGACAATGGCCCAGGTTGTGCTACAACTAGAATCGGTACTTGAGCAGAATGACAGCACGATAACTTCTGCACAGAATGAGTTAAGCGTTGCTGAGGATATGGGCCCAAGTAGAAATGCAAAAAATACACCGGTGGCCGCAGTAAGTGAGCAAGCTTTCACAACTGGTCGGAATGAACAACGTCAAAACATGAGCAAAATGGCTGTCGCAGAGCCTTCATCAGTAAGAACCACAGAAGCACATAAGCCATCTATTAATGGCCGATTGGACAAAGCACATGCGAAGACTGAAATGCCAG GAATTCAAAGAAAAACCACGGCAGGAAAAAAAAAGGATAGAGCTATTGTTGAAAAGCCGGCAATCCCCCGCTTCGGAACGTGGGATAGAACCACCGAAATGTGGAAAAGAGGCGCCCCCGGCTATACTGGCGTTTTTTAG